Genomic DNA from Prunus persica cultivar Lovell chromosome G1, Prunus_persica_NCBIv2, whole genome shotgun sequence:
GAAAATTTAATCCTTGTTGAGTGATATGCTAGCCATCAACTATCATTTTAATTTACTGAAAAtatgttattttaatttattaagtcTTGAAAATAATACAACCGAAAGTTAGGTAGAAAGTAGCAACAGGTGGCCGGAAGTTATATGGGACCCACACAATCTTCGTGGCAGTTTGCACCCCATAAAATGTCCAATCACTGCAAAAAGGTGATGCTGAAAATGATGAGGACTGAGGTGGCAGCCGTGCACCCACCACTCACTACCTCACTCCTTACTTGGCTATTTGCTCAATgtccttttattattatttttttggctcaATTTTCTCAGGTAAGTTAGAGCATCTTGAAAGGTTTTGATTTTAGAAATTCAACACAGGTCCCATTCTTGCCTTTCATTTTTAATCTGGAATTCCTAAACGAATGCAAGTATTCACAGAGAGGGGGGTTGCTTTATGTCGGAGTTTGACTTAACTTTTCATAAtggttccttttctttctccaatAATTCATTCATCACAACCAAAGTTGTTAAATCTTTTTGATAGATTTTAACATGAGGTTTAAAAGCTGTACAACTTAATTTCACTTCTTGTCTGCCAAACTAGCGTAATTGAGTGAAGGCTTTTTCTAAGTTTGTTTGTAAAAGTGTTGCGGGTAGTCAAAGTGTTTGATATAACAGTGACGAACACAGAATTTCTTACAATGATTTAGACTTGTTAATTGCCAAGCTCCAAACTTAAATAAAACGAAATAACATTATATGATGAACTCATGATGTTATATATGGAAATAAAAGCTTTTACATTTATATTATGATGACCTGATCCAAAAGAAACATAGATTAAACATAACACAAACCCCATACAACATAGACTAACTTATTCATCCAAACCATAAACATACCAACTACATAACAAGattggcatatatatatatatatatatatatatatatatatatatatataccaatgactcataataaattattcatatGATCAAATATCGACCCAGTGACCGTGGATGTTCTGCCTTTGTGCTCTCACTTGAAATTTGGTTTCTCTGAAATGATCTATCTGAGGACGAAAGATAATCTTGTCACCAATTTTGAGCCCCTTGTAATTGACAAACCTGAGCCAACCCTCGGCCTGAAGCACTGGCTTCCGGTAACCACCATTTCGGATGGAGCAGCACAGCGGAAAATGGAAGCCCTTGTCGTCCAGGACCCCGAACTGGACCTCATGACAGCCCCTTTCAAATGGAGGCATTTCATCAAGCCATCGCACTGGAACCACCAGCTTATGCCTTACATCTGTTTCAGTCAGCTCTTTCTCAAGCTCATGTGCACCTTCCATTCTCTTcttaattactaattatattTTGCTTCGTTTCTGCTCTCCTCCAGGATGCTTGGGTTGGGACTCGAGGCCCTCCCCAATttataacaaacaaaattcaCCTAGAGTTCTTAATTTTCAGCCAACTACGTACAAAAAGTTTGATGTACCAGTTGCTGAGCTTGTGGGTCCAGATGGACTTTTTGGGATATCCTTATGAATTATATATTATCTTTATCAATCGTCCTTGATTCCCTGTCAATCAACTCAGTCTCAATCTGTTTGgtcttcttaattttttaatcatATGCTTTTCGTACCTTTGTCTAAGATTTTCgtatcttctttttgtttttgtttttttaaatttttaatgcGGTCCATGTTATATGAAAGTAGGTGTTAGGATGTGAGCAATCAATTATTGAAATCATATTTAGTATGAGGATCTCCTCTTAATATGCCTCCTAACATGTGCTATGCAAGACTTGCATTTCAAACGCGCCCCTCACGTGAGGTGTCTTTTGAGCCTAAACATGTTCCATTAATATTAAGAGTACGTATATGAACATCtaactcaaaattaattaacaataaataaagatgCACAAATTTGACTTCACTTTGCCTGATGGTTCCTTTTCCTTCTCAATCTTTCTCCAATAATTCATTCTTCACAACTAAAGATGTTAAATCTTTTCTAATAGATTTTAGCATGAGATTTAAAAGTTGTACAACTCAATTTCACTTCTTGTCTATCAAATCAGCATAATTGAGTGAAGGCTTTCTCTacgtttgtttataaaaacgATGCGAGTAGTTAAAGTATTTGATATAACAGCGATAGATGCAGAATTTCTTACATGGCTGCATTAACTATCTTGCTTACTAACTTAGTTTGGATAATTAAATCATAAATGGTGTCCGACATATAAGATCTTGATCTGTACCATTTCGACAATCTTGTCCTATTAAAAAAAGCATAGTGGTCCAACTAGATTTGGTCTATTGTTAGAAAACCAATTGATGGTGATGGATCAACTAATACTTGACTGGAACCAAGTGAAAcaatattttagaattaacTTACGATGATTAAACTGTTGAAATGACATTCGTTTGGAATCTATTTCGTCATCTATATAATTAGTTCGGTTCTTTTGAGGCTGCCGGCTGCCAAGTGCGCATGTGCACctgaagagaaggagaagtaTTGTTAGGTCTTTTTCTCATGCCGTACGTACAGCGTCCCGACTAAATATCTCTCTGGTCGGcgtgagagaaagagataacCACCCTCCTATGagctttttgatttttggtgtCAAGTATGTGtgaacaccagcaccaacatAAATGGTGTCAATTGATCatccttgaattttttttccaacaatccaaatcatttattttttaaatctatattcatagatcatccttgtacaaaattagacaaatcgaaaaccgtttcgacatccaattgtatcatacaaaattaatgaacatTGTGcatcaagaaagtactaaaattttaataacacaattgagtggtcaaactATATCGGATTcgagtgattttttgtaaagatgatctttgaatgattatctaaaatatagacggtttggattaatgaaatacaatgcgAAGTGAATCTTACAAGGATGTCTCTCAAATTTGTGAAGTAAAGTACGACGGCTATATACATTGTCATATGTATGAATAAGCATTGatcataaataattaaaatacgACATCACAGCATCTTGAAATAATTAGTGCTAGAAAAATGAACACATTTGTGTTTGTCTTCTTTCAGCtcttttatttactttctttAGATCTAAATGGTTTGCCCTGCCGACAATCATCAACCTATCCTTTTGCTTGGGAGAAAAAGctaactcaaaattaatgaagatGCACTTATACAAAGCTTTCATTCGCATTCAAAATGGATAAGAATTGTAAAGATTCGGAAGCATTCACACTTGAACACAAACACTTCTTTGGTTTGGACTGATTAAGGACCGGAGTTTGTGATTTGACATTTGGGTGggtgcttttaaaaaataagtacaaTTACTAGaagacaagaagaagaaaaaaagtctCCCATAGatactttttggttttgttttggtgtgAAGCGTGAACGGTACTCCATAACCCAACAGAGAATAATTATTTAGAGGTTTTTTCAAGTTAATGTAGGTTTGTCTAGgttttttcaatatttgttGTTCATGCGTTATGTTGAAATTTCGCCATACATATATAGAATGTGTGAAGATATGAAGAAATATCTCACATCGTAAagttaagaaaaataacataGACTTACttctatattattaattgattataattaaaacttcaattccttttaaaatacaaagaaacaaTAGCATGCACATATTACGTCATATGTCACTATAATGTTTCATATTCATTCATATTATAAAACTCGTATTAATATACTAAGCTGAACTTAGAAAGATAAATACTTTCGGGCTTCACTATTAGAGTGCTAACcaaaagtttatttttcattttggtggTCTGGAAGGCAGCAAAGAGATGGATGCAGAAAAGGAAGCCAAATATGTGGGACCCACAAAATCTATCTCGAGTGAGTTTGCATCCATCAAACCACACTTGGGTACGTTTACTTACCTGTTGCTGACCGACAAAAAGGGTTGAATATTTGATTCTGAGCTGACCTGGGGGAGGAAGGAGGAGTGAGGTCCCACGTCACTTTTTCAATAAGCCTTTTCGAAACGGTCAAAATGTGTcacaaaaaggggaaaaagcGTCGTAATAGCATATAAAAGGCATCATATTGGAACTTTTTACGACGCTTTAAAGCCGTCGTAATACCTATTTGAACTACCATGATAAATTGGGGTTTTACCACCGTGTTTGCGACGCTAGTTCTTATTGCAAAAATTCATAATGAAATGACTTTTTTCAgtccaaattataatttttttatatttaatattataaaaaaacactGTATCTTAACTTACATGCTCGTTCACAAATGCTAATGGGATGATTGTTTCAATTGACATATAAAGTAAACTATGATTTAATAGTCGAATAAAAGCTTATTCTCAATGGTACTATATCCTCGTCAAAGACAGCATAAACTTCATTCATATGTAATTGAAAGTATTGTTGAATACATTCACTTTACAGAAccaataattataaatctaaaaTCTCAAGTCATGATGTATAAAAAATTACTATCTCCTACAGATACaatgaaaatattacaaaTTCAAGTAGCCAAACAAATATGTTCCAAAATAGTATATTAGTCTTGTACTTAACCTAATTCTCTACCCCAACCTGAAAAACAATCACAAAACCATCAATAAAATGAGTAGGAAACATAAAGCAATATGCTAATATGAAAAACAATTACAAAGTCATCATTGTGaacaaaaaaggaacaaaCCTACAACATAATTAACTTGAAGGAAGCAATATGCCAATTTAAGGTAGAgatttattcttttctttttccttttgagatTGTATAACGATCATCAATCTTATAGGCTTTGaatatcaaacaaaaaagtgcAAGGAAAGCAGCCAAAAGCTGGGACCAGCTTCAACCATTATATATAAGGCCATGTACAATGGCCTGGTGTTTGTCTTTAAGTTTTCACTTTGTGATTCCAAACTTAACTATTCTTAGCACTATGCCAAGATTAGGCAAATAATACCACTTCCAATGTAGCACGGCAGTTTTTAACATGAAGTTCATAATATATATTCCTAATGCAtcactaaaataataataaaaactccAACCATTCACCAAATTGaaagacagagacagagagagatgaatctgaaaaaagaaaagaaatcaaaacaaaattttaccCAGATCAGATGCTGGGAAGGATGGATGGGCTGCTAGTTGGTTTGGTGATGGAATACCTGCaaatccaaaatcaaaatcaaaacaatacCTAATTggaaaacataatcaaaaccaatttcaaatcAAAAAGCACAAGATGAAGAGTGAGTCCTTTTCCCATGTAGAAGATTTAAGTCATGTAAATTAGAACTCTTCATATGCATGGTACCATTGATTGCAGTGAAGTTTCATGTTCAGTGGTTTGGGAAGTCCTATAAACATGAAAGCACAcaagcaaaataaaacaatagtTATAACTAACTACCCACAATTCAACGTATTTGGTGTTGTCTAAAGTAAAATGTAGCATAGTGCAAAGACAGGGCATTAAGAAAACCATCCATAAAAAGGCAAGAAACTATCtactaaaactttgaaagtaagaggaagaaaataacCAGAAGGCACGTGCCCTTTTTCTGCATGTTCCTTCTCTGCACGTCTCTTTTCCGAATCAGCCCTACACAAGCAACAAGAAGCAGCATTATGAAAACTATCTCAGATACCACATCAATAGAATAGAAGTTAGAACTACCTTTGTAAAGGCTTGCGCAACTATCTCAGAGACCACAACAACCTCCACCATATTTTTTCTACTATGACCACAGCAACCCAAAGCATAATGCCTACCCACCaacaaaataaaccaaaaaattattactgaaatgagaaaccagaaaccagaaaacaaaacacactAAGCAACTAAACccaatttacatttttttgcAAACACAACACTACAGATAAAGATTACCTGCACATAGAGAGAGGAACCCATATGCAGAAAcccataaaatcaaagccCTAAAATCCCAACAAATCAAACATTAAGTAAATACAAGAAGCAACTACATTATGAAAACTATCTGAGAGACcaacactacaagaaaaaggtCAGTATTGACAAATTTCCTTGTTACCACATGAATAATAGTCACAAATATAGTGAATTTAATGACCAATAATAGCCATTTTTCTACGTCACTATCCTACGTCAGGTAGaacaaactaaattattttagGAAAAAACATAGCCTCCatgtataatataaaatatgtagTGATGACCCAACTTAATCTTTAATTGGATGGTGGTTTGGCTCATATCAATcagataaattatataatactatAGTAGTGTATTCACATGGTACATCTTGTacacatattataatatgaatgGACGATATTATTTATCTTCCccttttaagaaaataatatcaataaatttCCACTTATATTATCACGTGTACAAACTATACCACATAACCATAATACCATAGTATTTTATAATcactcaattaaattgagcCATACTAATTAATCGAATTATTTGACGGTTGAAGTTTTATCTTTGAGCTATCTCCCGAACCGATCCATGCCCACAGGTTTCTCTTTTGACCTGTaccgtttttctttttctcatctTTGTTATGGTCATCAAATGTCTTATCAATTTTGTCCAAGACTACATTGGAAGATGATAATGAACTACATCCAAGACTACATTGGAAAATGATAATGAATTACATGAAAATGTTCTTTCCAGGCCTTCAATGGTGTCTAATTTACAAAGTAATTACTATCCGCACTCATacccaacaaagaaaaggggaagcaaaattttttaagatttaCTCATCTCAGCGTACATAAGAATGATGAAGAGAGTGCCAAAACCCTCTTGGCCatttataaatacatataagcAGCCTCCCCCACTCCCCAACATTCTCGTATCATTTTTGTAACCATATCTAAACAGCCTTTCAGCTCTCCATTACCTACAGATTGTGCAAAGAGTCTCGGCCGCTATATCCATTTCATCAATTGAACATCCTCGTTTGAGGAACATGAGGTCAAGCTCACGCAGCATTATTTAGCTGAAGGGTCAATTTTATGTTCATAGCTGCTAACTCAGCTGCTAAATATTTGAAGACATAAGGCATTGCAACTGTCTCCATCCCTCTACTCGTCTGACAAGCATGGCAAATGACCTTCTTTGAGGCTCTTATGGGTGGCAGTCCCTTAACCGCACGTCCAACCCGTCTTTCTGGCTTGACGAATGAGGTCGTTAGGATGCTTCCACATATAGAACATACATCAGCAATGTGATAATCGGAACACGTATGAAGCCTGTCGTGCAACAGATATGCTGCCCCATGGGCAAGCATAGAGTCTCGCTCCATTTCACCAAAACGTATACCACCACCTCTTTTTCGTCCCTTGATAGGCTGGTGGGTGATCTGGTCTATCGTTCCAGTGGAACGAACCTGCATGCCGAATTGGAGTGTCACTTGTGAGGCAATCAATAATCGAAAATGGAACTCTGAAAAAATCTTAAAACTTCATGTGGTTAAAAATCTGAGTTGGTGATTTCTTACCTGATATTTGTCTGAAACCATATGTCGTAGGCGTTGATAATAAACAGGACCCATAAAGATCTCACATGTGAGTTCTGTCCCATAGACCCCGCTGTACATTACCTCTGTACCATGGTAGTTAAACCCTTTAACCTTTAACATTTCACCAAGTTCATCAACAAGTGTTTTCGATTGTGGTGGAGTCTCTTCATTAACATTCTTTGAATTAGCAAATGGTGTTGCATCAACATATTTTCCATGTAAGCTACCTCCCTGTGACAAGAAACATGCAAGCATATAAAAGGACGTCTCTGATATTCtaatgaagaaaaacaaatctaaAATATGGCAtacaagaggaagaaaatgtAGACTCGAGATGAATTCCAGAGTAATTCGATCTTTTGATCACCAGTTAATggaaaactattttttttggtgcttCCGCATTacacaaaatcagaaaatagCACACTTTACAACATCTACCACCACGACCCTACATATCACGTATGAGAGAAACAGGCAGcatcaaaatgtaaatttaTGCCGGTACAATTACTAAACCAAAACTCTATTATGACAATTACTAAACCAAAACTCTAttatgacaaaaataaaaataaaaactaagaCTATAACCCAATATatataggtatatatatatattgttcgTTCCGctgaaaattcacaaaaatcCTGTTATCTGAATTTCCCTTTCCGGAAACTTGATGCCAATCAAGATTCATTTTCCTAAAGTCCTATTTGAACATTACCAAATCCCAAATTACCATTAAAGCAACTTATCACTGCTACCTTACAACAGTCTGAATCACTACAGACAAGAACATCTGTGCTTTGTCTACAGGGGTGCACTGGCTGtgcatttttaaaataactttttgaCATCATAAAAATGAATTCTTTAGGTGCTAGTACCTTTGCAGCGACTGATTCCAAGAGCATAGCTATTGTCATCCTTGAGGGGAATGCATGTGGATTGATGATAAGATCTGGACGCATTCCTGTAACCCCAGAAAATGGCATATCAATATCAGGCCACAACTGGGAGCAAACACCCTTTTGTCCATGTCGGCTGCTAAATTTATCACCAATGATAGGGTTTCTAGGGTGTCGAAAGCGTATGCTCGCCtgctcaaaaaagaaaatagaaatcaATACAATTcaggaaaaatagaaaatgaataGTATAATGAGCAAATCTGGGATAAACTTTTTAACAAAGATTAACCTATAGTTCTCATGATAACTAGGAAGATTCAAGACGAAAAATATTACAGTTGGATGTTCAAGTCACCTGCGATGCTTGATATATTTCAGAAACCATTAGGAAACGAAATGGAACAAATTACTCTCAGCTTATTTGGTAATAAATACCAAGCATATACAGATAGATTTGTTTCAAAGCAAGTATAGCTCTTAACAATCACATTAAATGAAGCCAAAACAATTAACTGTAGAGAGGGTGAGTCTTTCCTCAGTTTGGGTACACAGAaatgatgaaaaataatagaaaagagTGGGGACATAACGCTTAAACCAACTTTCTCCAACTACGCACGGGTTGAAGACTGGAGTACAATAGTCTGGAAGAAAACTGACACTTTAAATGTCTAAATCACAAACCAAATAATGAAAATCTACATGAACGTAAGTTCACTCTCTTCTGTAGTGGCGAGCAAAAATGGTGCAGAACTGTAGGCAAAAGACTAAATGCCCCTACTACGCACATAAAAAATGGTGCAAAATTCAATATATTCAAACTTTTCAAATTCAGTGTCCAAGAACCAAAATTAGGAACCAGAATAAAGGTTGTCCACTTACCTTCTGAAGAAGCTTCTTCCCATCAATAGCAACATAGTCAACGATAACAGGCTCTGAACCTTTGTGTTTGATGGATCTTGACTCATTTGTCACCTCATTATGAATGCTATACAATTCTTCATTGGGTTTTATTGTCTGAAATTCCACATAGAATAGGATCAGTATACACACACGTTCATATATGAACATATATAGGAACCTTCAATTGCAGGAGCCAACTGTGCACATGTACAACTACATATATAGTATTATCCAATTACCCGGACGTTAGCATCCGGATTTTGTTTTGACAAAAACACCGGTAGCCAAGTAGAGGAGGCCGATCAACCGACCCCTGTAGCTTCGGGCTGCTGCCAAGTTTTTATCAATCTATTCCATTTTATTATTGCCTACACTACAAAGTTGCTTTAGTAATTTCCGTACAAGCTTAGATTTTCTGTTTTAACTATCGGGTGTTCTCCTccacccaaaacccaacaatTAAAACCTAAAACCTAAGCAAACAATTATCCAAGGagaaatttatgttttatgtttgTGTATATTATCAGCAAAACCGGAAATCACTTCGCCACTTAATTACCATCacaaccacttcatttttaTCAATGGACTGAATTTTTCTATacagtttccgatttgtcttaatttttttttttcagggatCAAAATTGAGGAGGTATCTAAAGGATGATGGCTTTGGTTTATCAAACTACATTATTGAGTAAACGGCATATCTATAGCAGCTCCAATTTTCGGTGATCCCAACTATCTGGGTTCGACATGAAACAGAACAAGAAAcacagagaagaaaataaaattccagAAACGAATGCTAACCTGACCAACATAAGGAAGACCATCTGAATCGATCGAGGAATTCTTATTGATGTTACTTCTCCTAAAAAATTTCCTTGATCTATCTGACCTGCTCTTTTGATCAGACAAGTCAATTGTTTCTGTCTGAAAAAAACCATCATTAGGTGAGCAAGGGTATATgttaaagaacaagaaaacgACAACCATCAGTACAGACATTGAATTGgtatcaagaaaaagaaaaaaaaacagatgaaTAAGAAGGAACTTCTAATAAAATTCCTGAAATTGCCTTGTAAAAATGACTTTCAACAGTAAATATAGGGCACAACCATAAGTGCACATATACAAAATGCACAGGGCAACATGAATACaggatttttctaaaactccAATTTATCAGACATGAAAGTTCGTCATGCTCTGCCTTTTCTTAACACATGAGTACAGTATTTACAAATTTAGGTCTAGCCTCCAATTTACCAGCTGAGTGATATTTAAGCATGAACATAACCACTAATATcatgaccaaaacaaaacctatAGTATACTGATCCCATGAGGCACCtcaaaacaaattaacaaaaagcAGAGCATAATGCATACACTTGTAGGGAACTTTTACTGGCGGCATTTTAAgtaacaaagaagaaagactATTTATAGTAGCATCATAATACTGCCCGAAAAAAACCTGATAAATTAGTCCATGAAACATTCCACGATCCACAGATGACTTGTTTAAAATCATGGCATCCTCCATATCATACCTAGGtgtcagaagaaaaaaaaaagcaactaATAAatggtaaaaaagaaaagaaacaactaCAAATAAGCTTTATGTATCTAAATTTCTCACCCAGTATATGACAGTACAGCAACGATTGCATTTGTGCCTGTTGGATATTCATCAATGCAGTACTTCTTATATGCACTTGTACGTACAATGGGAGACTGAGGAGTCTGAGAATGCCCAAGTTTCCATTATAACAATGAACagtgagggaaaaaaaaagcattaaaaAAGCACGATGAACAGACGATAACTATAAAATAGTAATCGATTTAAATAAGAGAATTTGTCACTTCTATAAGGGCGCATGTCTCCCTAGCACAAGGAAGGTGCAAAGACTAGAAAACATTCACCATGCACCAACATTCATCAAGGGATGAAAAGACAGAAACTATGTACTAGTGAATGAAGTTTATTTAAATAAGAGAATTTGTCACTTCTACAACAAGTTTGGTCACATGCTTCCCTTGCACAAAAAGGTACACACACTATAATATATTAACCATGAACCAACATTCATACAGAGATGAACAGACAATTATGATGCAGTAGTGCATGAAGCCCACTTAGTGAGTTGCCACTTCTACAACAATATTAACTCAGTCCCCACAATGAAATATTGGCAGGATAGAGCAGAAATTGTACAGGACCAGTCAAAGATTTAGTAGCGTGAACACAAAAAGAGAACATAATAAGATTGATAAGACAATTAATCACTGCGCAGTCCCTGACCAACTACACGTTCATATATGAACTCAGTAACTTAAATTATCTCATATGATTTTGTACATACAATGAAATAACAAGATAAAAAGGAACCAACCTTAAGATGATACAGCTTTTGATCTGCACGGTTGCAAAGTGCTTGTAAAGAGAAGGCCATTGTTTGTTTTGCCATCTATAATTCAAAGACAAATAGAATGTAACAAATTGAGAGTAAGCAGATTCCAAAAAATAGCAAGAGCTTTATACAACATAGAGCTTCCATTCAACAATGACCAAGGACAGACAGGAGGGTAAAACTAATAAGAACCTGACACTGGTACATATTTCGTGGGCTCTGATTATGATCTGACCAGGGTGTAAGACTAGCGACGACACTGAGCATTCCTGTTGGATGAATTTCTTCATGAGTTGCAGGGAAAGCATCTTTCCTTCCACCATCTCGACCGTCAGGACATCTTATTTCCATGAAAACCTAATGTCGCACATAGAAAACAGTTAGTCATACTATTGGTGCCCTAGCTGTAGCAATCAGGAAATGTACAAGATAATTGTTATCAAGGCAGGAAATACCTGTTCAAAGGGCCCAATAAGTTCAATATTTTGACCTTCATCAGAAGGAATTGAAATATTCTTAACTGGCCGAACAAATCTTGAAGGAGAAGTGAAAAGGTACAGACCAGGATATGCCCCACGCGAGCTTAAAGGTACATATCCCACTTCCAGATCATCAGGAATCTGAGATATATCATTTCAGCAATAAGATCAGGGACTGAGATTACAACGAAAAGCAAGGCTAAAAAAAgtagtaaacaaaaataaatgaagggaaaaaacaaaccactGAAGAAGCTGACACTTTCAGCTTCCTTAACTGAGCCACAACTTTCTCAACTACTTTGGAAGATATAGAACCAACAACACAGCCATCTAAAAGAACAGAAAGATTTGCAGGAGGACCAGCTTGAACCAGCTTTGGCACTGAAGATATCATTTGAAGCTCACTCAGAACAGTGAGAATAGACTCTCGGATATTCAAGAAGTTTCTAATATTTCCTTGTGCATCAAAGTAGGATGTAATTCCTGTCATAAATAAGATGGAATCAGTTATTGGGTGTTACATCCAAGACGAGTGTGGCAATAAACAATAAATTGGGAATATAACAGGCAAAGAACTAATAAACATCCACATGACATGAAGAAAAATAGTTTTGTAGCTTCTAAGTATGATATTActcagttttttgtttttgggaaaaagaaacagaatttTATTAAAGTAGGAAAGCTTTACAAAGAGTGGATAAGGACCCACAAATCCAACATTATAGAAGAAATCCTTAAAATCATCCAAAATCGATGCCCATAAAGCGGCCCTATGTCTGTCGATGTCCTTGAGGCTTCTTCAGTTCTTCAGGGTCAACATAGGGCTTAAGCTATAATCGGTTCATAAACTTAAAAATGGTCCTCCATGTCAGTTGAGAAAATAAGTTACTCTTGAGCTTATAAGCTGGCATTCATACCAGGCCTCAAGTGCTAACTAGAAAATATATCTGATCACAATAAGCGAAACTAATGCTCCTTATTccatcaatttttttccctttgcaTTCTTTATATGTGTGACGTAAATACGACTAGTAAGTTGATATTTAAGAAAATGTGAGTAAAGAAGTGACCTTCACTTTATAACTTTAGTCCATGATCATCCATttgataaataatattaatttaaacgTTAGTTaccaaattttaaaagaaaattaaatacatcccagaaagaaaaagggccAAATATGTACTTACTACAAGTGGAAGTCATATGGTTCAACAAGCCACACGGCTCTCCATCAGGTGTATGCACCGGGCAAAGAAAACCCCAAGAcctgtggaaaaaaaaaaaaaaaaaaaaacaaatatatatacatattt
This window encodes:
- the LOC18791136 gene encoding DNA-directed RNA polymerase I subunit 2 isoform X2: MVRNSFRDRKEGYTDKAVVIRCAREDQSSVTVKLYYLRNDSARLGFWIQGREYLLPVGLVLKALIDTTDHEIYKNLTCCYVEKDESCDVKKYEKGKGNVGTQLVGERAHIILDEVRDFITRRQCLEHIGGHFRPLMRGLEDESDLSVVGEAVLEDYIFVHLDKGFDKFNLLIFMVQKLFSLMDQTSLPDNPDALQNHEVLLPGHLITIYLKEKLEDWLQRAKKLLQDQINNKSKTFDFCSLVNVKKVLDKNPSKHISLAVENMLKTGRLVTQSGLDLQQRAGLTVQAERLNYLRYLSHFRAVHRGASFAGLRTTSVRKLLPESWGFLCPVHTPDGEPCGLLNHMTSTCRITSYFDAQGNIRNFLNIRESILTVLSELQMISSVPKLVQAGPPANLSVLLDGCVVGSISSKVVEKVVAQLRKLKVSASSVIPDDLEVGYVPLSSRGAYPGLYLFTSPSRFVRPVKNISIPSDEGQNIELIGPFEQVFMEIRCPDGRDGGRKDAFPATHEEIHPTGMLSVVASLTPWSDHNQSPRNMYQCQMAKQTMAFSLQALCNRADQKLYHLKTPQSPIVRTSAYKKYCIDEYPTGTNAIVAVLSYTGYDMEDAMILNKSSVDRGMFHGLIYQTETIDLSDQKSRSDRSRKFFRRSNINKNSSIDSDGLPYVGQTIKPNEELYSIHNEVTNESRSIKHKGSEPVIVDYVAIDGKKLLQKASIRFRHPRNPIIGDKFSSRHGQKGVCSQLWPDIDMPFSGVTGMRPDLIINPHAFPSRMTIAMLLESVAAKGGSLHGKYVDATPFANSKNVNEETPPQSKTLVDELGEMLKVKGFNYHGTEVMYSGVYGTELTCEIFMGPVYYQRLRHMVSDKYQVRSTGTIDQITHQPIKGRKRGGGIRFGEMERDSMLAHGAAYLLHDRLHTCSDYHIADVCSICGSILTTSFVKPERRVGRAVKGLPPIRASKKVICHACQTSRGMETVAMPYVFKYLAAELAAMNIKLTLQLNNAA
- the LOC18791136 gene encoding DNA-directed RNA polymerase I subunit 2 isoform X1, whose amino-acid sequence is MTSKREEKMKKMFGKPSAESEDYAAVRELFRHHIESFDHFVTAGLETMLNKIKPIEVVDSSTGTSLAIWFGKPFLFPPQKEESKTARGKLLPFECRQAKVSYTGKFMADVYFKYNDGPAIRENFNFGQLPIMLMSKLCHLRGANPEKLVSCKEESSEMGGYFVLNGLERVVRLVILPKRNYPTSMVRNSFRDRKEGYTDKAVVIRCAREDQSSVTVKLYYLRNDSARLGFWIQGREYLLPVGLVLKALIDTTDHEIYKNLTCCYVEKDESCDVKKYEKGKGNVGTQLVGERAHIILDEVRDFITRRQCLEHIGGHFRPLMRGLEDESDLSVVGEAVLEDYIFVHLDKGFDKFNLLIFMVQKLFSLMDQTSLPDNPDALQNHEVLLPGHLITIYLKEKLEDWLQRAKKLLQDQINNKSKTFDFCSLVNVKKVLDKNPSKHISLAVENMLKTGRLVTQSGLDLQQRAGLTVQAERLNYLRYLSHFRAVHRGASFAGLRTTSVRKLLPESWGFLCPVHTPDGEPCGLLNHMTSTCRITSYFDAQGNIRNFLNIRESILTVLSELQMISSVPKLVQAGPPANLSVLLDGCVVGSISSKVVEKVVAQLRKLKVSASSVIPDDLEVGYVPLSSRGAYPGLYLFTSPSRFVRPVKNISIPSDEGQNIELIGPFEQVFMEIRCPDGRDGGRKDAFPATHEEIHPTGMLSVVASLTPWSDHNQSPRNMYQCQMAKQTMAFSLQALCNRADQKLYHLKTPQSPIVRTSAYKKYCIDEYPTGTNAIVAVLSYTGYDMEDAMILNKSSVDRGMFHGLIYQTETIDLSDQKSRSDRSRKFFRRSNINKNSSIDSDGLPYVGQTIKPNEELYSIHNEVTNESRSIKHKGSEPVIVDYVAIDGKKLLQKASIRFRHPRNPIIGDKFSSRHGQKGVCSQLWPDIDMPFSGVTGMRPDLIINPHAFPSRMTIAMLLESVAAKGGSLHGKYVDATPFANSKNVNEETPPQSKTLVDELGEMLKVKGFNYHGTEVMYSGVYGTELTCEIFMGPVYYQRLRHMVSDKYQVRSTGTIDQITHQPIKGRKRGGGIRFGEMERDSMLAHGAAYLLHDRLHTCSDYHIADVCSICGSILTTSFVKPERRVGRAVKGLPPIRASKKVICHACQTSRGMETVAMPYVFKYLAAELAAMNIKLTLQLNNAA